From a single Sediminibacterium sp. KACHI17 genomic region:
- a CDS encoding DinB family protein, whose product MEKEALAQLLQQNYLHVIQQIRNLNDRELLHAPKDKWNALQQLDHLIKSVRPVNMAMGLPKFVLSWRFGIANRPSRSYDALVDRYHIKLQAGGRASGAFVPPLQIDPADKEALLQKLQSVVQKLVRKTLRQSELSLDRYILPHPLLGKLTLREMLYFTAYHASHHGKSIEHGLVSLN is encoded by the coding sequence ATGGAAAAAGAAGCGCTTGCACAACTGCTCCAACAGAATTATCTGCATGTCATACAACAAATACGAAACTTGAATGATCGTGAACTACTGCATGCTCCGAAAGACAAATGGAACGCATTGCAGCAGCTTGATCATTTGATCAAAAGCGTAAGGCCTGTAAACATGGCCATGGGTTTGCCCAAATTTGTACTCAGCTGGAGATTTGGTATTGCCAACAGACCCTCACGCAGCTATGATGCACTTGTAGACCGGTATCATATCAAACTACAAGCTGGCGGAAGAGCATCGGGCGCTTTTGTACCGCCATTGCAGATAGATCCGGCAGACAAAGAAGCATTACTACAAAAGCTGCAATCAGTGGTACAAAAACTGGTACGAAAAACATTAAGGCAAAGTGAATTGTCATTAGACCGGTACATATTGCCTCATCCACTGTTGGGAAAACTTACACTTCGTGAAATGCTTTATTTTACAGCGTACCATGCCTCACATCATGGTAAAAGTATTGAGCATGGCTTGGTTTCATTAAATTAG